A DNA window from Nitrospira sp. contains the following coding sequences:
- a CDS encoding ABCtransaux domain-containing protein (MaGe:77310805), whose translation MSLVQARLAMGVVLSVLIAGCGASPPIQYYMLNSGVVTGKERPHLAPNLSVGLGPITLPEMIDRPQLVVRTNTNRVVVADTHRWAGLLKNEIPRVITENLSRILGSTNIRYYPQHGSDTAETRIHVNIQRFESVLGKTATIDAIWTIQRAGSTGRQIDSVHVQESVPDESYDAVVAAYDRAIFAVSQAIASTLQVSEAARSTP comes from the coding sequence ATGAGCCTTGTCCAGGCGCGACTTGCCATGGGGGTGGTTTTATCCGTGCTCATCGCGGGTTGCGGGGCCTCGCCTCCCATACAGTATTACATGCTCAATAGCGGTGTTGTAACTGGAAAGGAACGCCCTCATCTTGCTCCGAACCTCTCGGTTGGTCTTGGGCCGATCACGCTACCCGAAATGATAGATCGCCCACAACTCGTGGTACGGACCAATACTAACCGCGTCGTCGTTGCCGATACCCATCGCTGGGCCGGGCTGCTTAAGAACGAAATTCCCCGAGTCATTACGGAGAATCTTTCTCGGATACTTGGCTCTACGAACATTCGGTATTATCCTCAGCACGGATCGGACACGGCCGAAACTCGAATCCATGTCAACATCCAGCGATTTGAGTCCGTCCTCGGCAAGACCGCCACAATTGACGCCATTTGGACTATCCAACGGGCCGGGAGCACAGGACGACAGATCGATAGTGTGCACGTTCAAGAATCTGTACCCGATGAGAGTTACGACGCTGTGGTTGCCGCGTATGATCGGGCTATTTTCGCTGTGAGTCAAGCCATTGCCTCAACTCTCCAGGTATCTGAGGCGGCACGCTCAACTCCTTGA